The sequence below is a genomic window from Thalassoroseus pseudoceratinae.
AACGTTCGAGGAACGCCGCGGTGTCGTGCTGGCCGATCTGTTCCCACGCTGGCCACAGTCGGTCATCGTAGGTCCGCAGCGTCTTGACCAGGGCTTCGAGTTGCCGCGGAGTACGTTCGCGAAATCGCTTCAGCCGTTCGATTTCGCCATCCGTTTCGGTCCCGGATTCAGTCGCTTCGAGGTACTCGGCGGATGGCTTCGACCAGAGTTTCGGGTCGTCGATCGACTGCCCCGGTCGAAGTTCCCGGATTCGCCGATGGAGTTCGCCCGGTCCCCATGCTGGCGTTCCGTCCGGCGTGCATTTCGAACGGCAATAGTCGATCACTTCATGGACAAATCCCGCCGAACAGCCGGCTCCGCGAGCGGAGTCCAGTGCAGACCGGGGGTGCAGAATTCCAAACTCTTTCAATTCCCCCTCCACCATCTCCCAACTTCCCGGCGTCGCGGGCTTAGGGGGTGGCTTAGAAAGATGCTTAGACAAAGCTTCTGGGTGCAAAATATGCGGGTGTGGGGTGCATATTTTGCAGGGGTCACCCGCAGGATTTGCGGGGGTGGGGTGCAAACTATGCGCCCCCTCGGCGTTGGCTTGCCGGTGTGCGAGGTACTTCCGATAGGTCCGAAACTGGCTTTGGCAGCCATCATGATTGGAGTTCCACAACTGGCGAACACGCCACTCGAATTCCGCGGCGTCTCGCATCTCGGCGATGCGAAGGCGGTACGTGTTGCAGGAGCGACCGGGCCGCGGTCCGTAGACGATCAGAAAACCGAGGCGCTCGGCTTCTCTGATGGCGTTCTGAACCGTCCGGTTGGATTTCACGGACATTTCGCGGGCAATCGTCGCAATGGTCAGAAAGCATTCGGTCCCATTGCTGGCGTGATCCATGAGTACACGCAGGAGGTGTTTCACGTTCGAGTCATCAGTTAGCCATTCGCGGAGGATGCGACGCCGGCCACTGAAGTCGAGTTGGAGTTGGGGGTCTGGGCGATCCGACTTGCCGCCAGAGCGTCTTGAGCTTTCCATAGTCGTGATGATCCTTCATCGGGCATCGAAACCCGACGAACGCGCATAACGTGGCGGTGTTCGTCGAGACTCATCGAGACGGTCGGCGGGCGAGCCGGTCATTTCTTTGCGCTTCCAGTGCTTCCCATTCCTTGCGGTCTGGGAGTTCTCCGGTTCGGTGGGCGGACGCCAACCAGCGGACGATCGTTTCTCGGAGCCAACGCGGCGCCCTCGTTCCCAGATTGATCGGGCGGGGCAGTTTGCCAGCGTTATTCCACCGACGGATCGAGCGAACATCCACACGCAATTCGCGGGCGAGCTCTTCCTGCGTGAGCGTCAGCGGCGGGGCGGTCGGTTCACTCGGCTTGTCGTCGCCAGCGGGATCGGCGGCGGGAGCATGCGGTGAATCGGTGTCGGTCGTGTCGGTTTCGCCGTGCGGGTCGTCTGCACGCACAACGCGGAGAGGACTACCCGACATGGCGTGCCTCCTTCGCCGACTCGAGCCAGCCGCGTTCCCGAA
It includes:
- a CDS encoding helix-turn-helix domain-containing protein, whose protein sequence is MESSRRSGGKSDRPDPQLQLDFSGRRRILREWLTDDSNVKHLLRVLMDHASNGTECFLTIATIAREMSVKSNRTVQNAIREAERLGFLIVYGPRPGRSCNTYRLRIAEMRDAAEFEWRVRQLWNSNHDGCQSQFRTYRKYLAHRQANAEGAHSLHPTPANPAGDPCKICTPHPHILHPEALSKHLSKPPPKPATPGSWEMVEGELKEFGILHPRSALDSARGAGCSAGFVHEVIDYCRSKCTPDGTPAWGPGELHRRIRELRPGQSIDDPKLWSKPSAEYLEATESGTETDGEIERLKRFRERTPRQLEALVKTLRTYDDRLWPAWEQIGQHDTAAFLERFGKQLAEAYSKAAHR
- a CDS encoding helix-turn-helix transcriptional regulator, with protein sequence MSGSPLRVVRADDPHGETDTTDTDSPHAPAADPAGDDKPSEPTAPPLTLTQEELARELRVDVRSIRRWNNAGKLPRPINLGTRAPRWLRETIVRWLASAHRTGELPDRKEWEALEAQRNDRLARRPSR